The Stenotrophomonas maltophilia genome segment ATCACTTCAGCGAAGAAGTTCGGCCGCAGCAGCTGCAGGGTGGAGACGTTCACGGCAATGGTGAAGTCGTCGAAGCCCTGGTCGCGCCACAGGCGGGCCTGCATGAGCGCGCCTTCCAGCACCCAGGTGCCGATCTGCACGATGATGCCCAGCCGCTCGGCGGTGCGCATGAAGCGCTCCGGTACCAGCATGCCCAGCGTGGGGGACTGCCAGCGCAGCAGCGCCTCCATGCCCACCACATGGCCGTCGCGGGCACTGACCAGCGGCTGGTAGCGAAGCTTCAGCTCGCCGTTGGGGATCGCGTCGACGATCTGGCGCGCGATGATGCTCTCGCTGTGCGCGCTCGGCGGGGTATCCACTGCATGGATGCGCACCGCGTTTCCACCTTCGCGGGCTGCCTGGTACAGCGCATCCTCGGCGTGGTCGAGCAGTCGCGAGGCGTTACTGGCGTGTTCCGGGCACAGGCTCACCCCCAGCTTGCCAGTCATGAACAGCGTGTACGGCAGCACCGACAGGGGCAACTCCATCTGTTGCCGGATCTCCTCGGCGAAGTCCTCCGGCAGCGGCACGTCGGTGTTGCGCGGGACCGCGATCAGGAACTCGTCGCTGCCATGCCGCCACAGTTTGCCGCGACCCCGCAGGTAGGACTGCAACCGCTGCGCCACCAGCACCAGCGCCTGGTCACCCACCTCGGCGCTCATGTTCTCGTTGACGGAAGCGAAGTGGTCGATGTCCACGTGCATCAGCATCAGCGCGGTGCCGCCGGAGGCCGCTTCGGCGACCATCGCCTGCAGCTCGGGGTTGCCGGCACCGAGGCGATCGGGTGCATCATCGATGCTGACCGGCGGCTGGTTGGGATTCCACATAGGCTCAGTATTCCGGTGACTCAACGGCGGCCATGCTGGCCGCCTGGTAGGGGAGGTGAACGTCGATCAGGGTGCCTTCGCCATGTGCGGACTCGATGCGCACATGGCCGCCGACACTCTGCGCGCGCTCGCGCATCACGATCAGGCCCAGGCCGCGCGGGCCGTCCGGGTCGAAACCTTCGCCGTCGTCGCGGATCTGCAGGTGCAGGCTGCGCTTGCCGATGTCGCGCAGTTGCAGGTGTACCTGGCTCGCGCGCGCGTGCCGCAGCACGTTGGTCAGGCTCTCCTGTGCGATGCGGAAGCAGGCCTGTTCGATGCTGTTGTCGGGGCGATGAGGCAGGGGCTCGATCTCGGCCAGCAGCTCCACCTGCGAAGAACGGAACAGGACCCGTGCCTGCCAGCTGAGGGCTGCTTCCAGGCCCAGCGCGTCCAGCTGCGGAGGGCGCAGCAGGGTGGAGATGTCGCGCAGCTTGGCTACCGTGGTGTCGGCCAGGCTGACGATCTGTGCCAGGTCCTCGGCGCGGCGTTGCGGATCGTGCTCGTCCTGCGCGGCATGGGCGGACAATTTGATCGCCGTGATCGCCTGGCCGATGTCGTCGTGCAGATCGCGCGAGATCGCGCGGCGCTCGTCTTCCTGCAGGGAGAACAGGCGGCCGGCCATCGCCTGCAGTTCGCGGTTGCTGGTTTCCAGTGCACTGCGCGTCCGTTCGGAATCACTGAGGTCGCGCACGATCAGCAGCTTGCAGTCGCGGCCACCATAGCGGACCTCGCCCACCGCCAGGCCGGCATGGAAGCTGCGGCCGTCGGCGCGCTGCATGGCCACCACGCTGCTGTGGCCGGGGCCCAGGTGTGGCTGTCCTGCACGCAGCTGGCCGCGGACGCGGGCCAGATCACCGGCAGCGACCAGCGCCGACAGCGGCTCACCCAGCAGGGTATGGCTGCCATAGCCGAACAGGCTGGCCGCCCAGGCGTTGGTGTACAGCACGTGCTCGTCGGAGAGGATCACCACGCCATCGGGCAGCACCCGCACCAGCTCACGGAACTGTTCTTCGCGCTCGCGCAGCAGGCGTCGCGATTGCTCCCGCTCGGTCACGTCCTGCAGGGTGCCCAGTACGCGGCTGCGGCCGGACTCATCGACACCACTGGCGGCACGCAGGTGCACCATCAGGGCGCG includes the following:
- a CDS encoding sensor histidine kinase, with amino-acid sequence MPAEPTGTALVPDPRMAQALSRDRRRVVLSYLVMALAWMIASDSAVQALVPDPQQAAMWQSVKGSFFALASAGLLYLLLRPLAEHVLHTHARQQASELRLRQMFEGNPGPILVYDLDTLAILDANPAACTTFGWERDELLEQTIDALWPPGQDQALQTKLEAIREAPEELCILRAQLQLRDGSLRQMELRSNAISYDGHNARLLIAIDRTAEDLAQLRRDQALARVEEAHELARIGAWELDPSTGMGRYSNQVYRLLGRRPPEARRWHRFDELLVPADPATATQTEQLLADLCSGDPVQVDVLLPLLSMDGRALMVHLRAASGVDESGRSRVLGTLQDVTEREQSRRLLREREEQFRELVRVLPDGVVILSDEHVLYTNAWAASLFGYGSHTLLGEPLSALVAAGDLARVRGQLRAGQPHLGPGHSSVVAMQRADGRSFHAGLAVGEVRYGGRDCKLLIVRDLSDSERTRSALETSNRELQAMAGRLFSLQEDERRAISRDLHDDIGQAITAIKLSAHAAQDEHDPQRRAEDLAQIVSLADTTVAKLRDISTLLRPPQLDALGLEAALSWQARVLFRSSQVELLAEIEPLPHRPDNSIEQACFRIAQESLTNVLRHARASQVHLQLRDIGKRSLHLQIRDDGEGFDPDGPRGLGLIVMRERAQSVGGHVRIESAHGEGTLIDVHLPYQAASMAAVESPEY